The Plectropomus leopardus isolate mb chromosome 22, YSFRI_Pleo_2.0, whole genome shotgun sequence genome includes a window with the following:
- the tnnt2c gene encoding troponin T2c, cardiac, which translates to MSDIEEIVEEYEEEVEEEEDDEAEKKEKHAEENEHEEDSKWRPKTTYVPNIAPPKLPDGEKVDFDDLHRKRVEKDFNDLQTLIESHFSTRQKEEEELVALRNRIERRRADRAEQQRVRAEQERERQARLAEERARREEEAAKLRADEEAKKKKIFTNKSFGGYLQKVDQKKGKKLTAREEKKKALLERRKPLNIDHLNQEKLAEKAQDLWQWLHQLHAEKFELAEKLKRQKYDIYVLRNRVSDHQRGSKASKTPRGAKGKSGSWK; encoded by the coding sequence ATGTCAGACATTGAGGAGATTGTGGAGGAGTacgaggaggaggtggaagaagaagaggatgatgaagcagagaagaaagaaaagcatgCGGAGGAGAATGAGCATGAGGAGGACTCCAAATGGCGGCCTAAGACGACTTATGTGCCAAATATTGCTCCCCCAAAACTCCCTGATGGCGAGAAGGTGGATTTTGATGACCTGCACCGCAAGAGAGTAGAAAAAGATTTCAACGACCTCCAGACGCTGATTGAATCACACTTCTCCACCCGccagaaagaggaggaagagctgGTGGCTTTGCGTAACCGCATTGAACGCCGTCGAGCCGACAGAGCGGAGCAACAACGCGTCCGCGCCGAACAGGAGCGCGAACGCCAAGCACGTTTAGCCGAGGAGAGGGCGAGGCGTGAGGAGGAGGCAGCTAAGCTGCGCGCCGACGAGGAggcgaagaagaagaagatattCACCAACAAGTCCTTTGGCGGCTACCTGCAGAAGGTGGACCAGAAGAAGGGCAAGAAGCTGACGGCAcgggaggagaagaagaaggccCTGCTGGAGCGCCGGAAGCCGCTCAACATTGATCATCTGAACCAGGAGAAGCTGGCGGAGAAGGCGCAGGATTTGTGGCAGTGGCTCCACCAGCTGCACGCCGAGAAGTTTGAGCTGGCCGAGAAGCTCAAGAGGCAGAAGTACGACATCTACGTGCTCCGGAACCGAGTCAGCGACCACCAGAGGGGCTCCAAAGCATCCAAGACCCCCCGCGGGGCCAAGGGCAAGTCTGGCTCCTGGAAGTAG